TAGAACCGGGGGGGGGACAAACTACTCCTTGTGGGGCCGCGAGAAAGGATTATCAGCATCAAACAGACCTCCATGTAAATAAGTTTGCCATTCGGATCTTCGGGTCAACATTCACTAGCTAATCGCCTTCTGAACAATTGAAGCGCTTTATTATTTAGACTAGTTCTTCTTTCCACCCCAATGGGAAAACATTCGGGCGCAGGTTGCAAAGGCTGGGAGCTTGACCCAAGAGACGTGCCGCGTCATACAAACagtgcttaatcagcacaAGCTCGGACTCGAATCCAACGAATAAACCATCCACATTCGTACTTGGTAGCTTTTCACAGGAATACCGAGTTCAAGCCAGATTAATAACAATAGGAGGTCCTGCTTCGTTCTGTTTTTCAGCCCGGATCAATGTAGCTCTTGCGCCTTCTGTTACTCACCACGCGTGCAAGAAACGAGAGCAACTTACGAAAATGAACTCGGAAATTAAGCAAATTTGCAACTGTTTAATTATGAATGATCAGCTGATACAGAGATTCGATGGCACTGATACGTTCTAACGGGCGCGCACTGGGAGGAGAGCCCCATCTTGGATACTATCAGATGCGCCCCAGATGTATCAAATTGCACGTCTTGATACATCTGGACATCACAGGCCATCTTGCATACATCTTGAACACTCGCAGATGGACCTCAAATGTAATATAGTGGAATGTAAATGGAATAAAATATCGTACCCCCCTAAGCTTGCCAGCTACCGCCACCAGACAGTAAGACGCTTGTTACGTGGTCAATTTATGAATACCTTTGACCTGAGAAATGGTATGAATTTATCGCTCTCAGTCTACCTCTTATCAACCCTCTTCATTAGCCTGCCGATTATGCTAAACTTTGCGAATGTCATTGCAAAATGGAGTGCGCACGGACCCCTGAGGGGCTTAAGATGCTAAAATATTCAGCATGGCGGCAGCACCAATTGCGCGAACAAAGTTATCGGTCTCAGCAAGAATGACTTGCAAGGCAGGCCGTACCACCGCTAGTAGCTCCAGGATCGAGAGCAGAGGGCTCGAGACCGGGTGAGTGTTTATCACAAGACAAAGGGGCTGCCAATGTACTACTAATGAATATGTTCTAATAATTAACTATTATTATTACAAGTTCCCAGTCTTATTGCGCTATTGATTTGAAGGTTGCCTATGTCGAGTTGGCGGAAACAAATGTGTTCATCGATTCCTTCAACACGCGAAATCAATTGAACAAGCCCCACCGCATTGCGGCATTCGCAGTTCGACTTGCCGAGGGAGTTTGGGGGTTCTGCTGCGGACCAGAGGTTGCCCGACTAGCCGATGGAGGAGCAGGTGCGTTCTGTACATTCATTTCGTTGGCTGAAGGCAATTTCGAGTTAACTACACTATACGGATTGTTTCATACCCCCACTCGCGCAAAACTAGTCCCTCCGGCGCCTCAAAAATCGACGAGGGCCAGCTCGTAAGCCTAACGATTGCCCATGGGGGCGTAGAAGGGAGCAAAACGGTACGTACCAATTTTCAATATTTATATCTCACTGTCGCTACGGTTTCAAAGATTACAGTCAACGGGAGCGGTCACTTCATCGCAAGTAACAGAGTCGGGCTGGTGTTAAATATTATGCTCATTCTGAAACGAGAGGGAC
This genomic interval from Rhizoctonia solani chromosome 11, complete sequence contains the following:
- a CDS encoding glutamate-cysteine ligase catalytic subunit; translated protein: MAAAPIARTKLSVSARMTCKAGRTTASSSRIESRGLETGSQSYCAIDLKVAYVELAETNVFIDSFNTRNQLNKPHRIAAFAVRLAEGVWGFCCGPEVARLADGGAVNYTIRIVSYPHSRKTSPSGASKIDEGQLVSLTIAHGGVEGSKTITVNGSGHFIASNRVGLVLNIMLILKREGHI